The following proteins are encoded in a genomic region of Dyadobacter sp. UC 10:
- a CDS encoding MFS transporter, with protein MKKNIPSVINAWCMYDWANSVHALVIVSSIFPVYFSATALSASASGEVDFLGFQIKSSVLFSYTVSISFLITAMLVPICTAVADYTGKKKRFMQLFCYTGAVSCMLLYFFTKDTLLSSIFLFGLSLIGWSGSIVFYDSYLPEIATEENFDRYSARGFSMGYLGSVLLLLFNLSMVLFPDFYGITQKSLPARISFFTVGVWWILFAQIPFHYLPKANGGKQKGGNWIFNGFIQLKKVYSTLRQQPYLAKFLSAFFIYTMGLRTVMYVATIFGASELRLPSQSLIITVLLIQLVGIAGSFTFAWLSGQIGNIYALMIGVCIWIGICTGAYYTTEAIEFYMVACTVGMVMGGIQSLSRSTFSKLIPENVTDTASYFSFYDVTEKLAIVIGTFIYGFVEQLTGSMRNSILALLVIFVIGLMLLWRIPSRKVYRFELDRNKN; from the coding sequence ATGAAAAAGAATATACCCTCTGTGATCAATGCCTGGTGTATGTACGACTGGGCCAATTCGGTGCACGCGCTGGTCATCGTTTCCAGCATTTTTCCCGTTTACTTCTCCGCCACCGCCCTGAGTGCGTCGGCCAGCGGGGAAGTGGATTTTCTGGGTTTCCAGATAAAAAGCTCGGTGCTGTTCTCGTACACGGTTTCAATTTCCTTTCTGATCACGGCCATGCTGGTCCCCATTTGCACAGCCGTTGCCGACTATACCGGTAAAAAGAAGCGGTTCATGCAGCTTTTCTGTTATACGGGCGCCGTGAGTTGCATGCTCTTGTACTTTTTTACAAAAGACACACTGCTTTCGTCCATTTTTTTGTTCGGCCTGAGCCTGATCGGGTGGAGCGGCAGCATTGTATTCTATGACTCGTATCTGCCTGAAATTGCTACCGAGGAAAATTTCGACCGTTACAGCGCGCGCGGGTTTTCAATGGGTTATCTGGGAAGCGTGCTGCTGCTGCTTTTCAACCTGAGCATGGTTTTGTTCCCTGATTTTTATGGTATCACCCAGAAATCACTTCCGGCCAGGATTTCCTTTTTCACTGTCGGCGTGTGGTGGATACTGTTTGCACAGATCCCTTTTCATTATTTACCCAAAGCGAACGGGGGAAAGCAAAAAGGGGGCAACTGGATATTCAACGGTTTTATTCAGCTGAAAAAAGTGTACTCAACGCTTAGGCAGCAACCGTATTTAGCTAAATTTCTGAGCGCATTTTTTATCTATACCATGGGTTTGCGCACGGTGATGTACGTGGCCACGATTTTTGGTGCCTCCGAGCTTCGGTTGCCTTCGCAAAGCCTGATTATCACCGTTTTGCTGATACAGCTGGTCGGAATTGCCGGCTCTTTTACTTTCGCCTGGCTTTCGGGACAGATCGGCAATATCTACGCTTTGATGATCGGTGTTTGCATCTGGATCGGCATTTGTACCGGGGCCTATTATACTACCGAGGCAATTGAATTTTATATGGTTGCCTGCACAGTAGGTATGGTCATGGGCGGGATTCAATCGCTTTCAAGGTCGACATTTTCCAAGCTGATTCCCGAGAATGTGACCGACACTGCTTCCTATTTCAGTTTTTACGATGTGACCGAAAAACTGGCCATTGTGATCGGTACGTTTATCTACGGATTTGTAGAGCAGCTCACTGGCAGTATGCGC
- a CDS encoding T9SS type A sorting domain-containing protein codes for MRRFFSCILAVSCTWSACLGQDCEPAYVLNPVTAINTIEWDKFPEFSLPFKIIYSGPRFGDTQSRPLKHGFSHIAAFSGPEPGSLPRKNRAVLWYGVATSSGQQPWADNTLRSPWGNDTAVYRSYWDNFASTVTDVDIVCLDIERMQREDRDILALKNNPSIPASYRSLSDAEFLATYKRDMRWWYTEAINRLRAKGVTASVSSYSDVPVRNTWLNITTNSWQDWKTNPARTHYLTQDNAGKIGGSFLNALDFQSPSPYYYYGYNHPIGKDYLSYLLFNIEANAAWSDKPVIPFIWMRIHDSYDSNTPLISDFQAEATAIFPFFSGAKGLWMWENPFFPGERRESYRAYEHFIYGLYRLSQFKDMFEGDYQLVIPQSARDHMELQNPVWRGVVKDNQILIAAQNPYAADDQQTTIGVSHLGWSRTVTVTGKEIFLCKFDLNDTVNSSQPMLSDAYVFPHLAARELNLMLTGVNGATDVDFSLVNTRGQVVFKQKLKAQAGETRETISLPRLAAGMYFARFETSKQTITRKVAVNQ; via the coding sequence TTGAGAAGATTTTTTAGCTGTATTCTGGCGGTTAGCTGCACCTGGTCAGCTTGCCTGGGTCAGGACTGCGAGCCTGCTTATGTGCTAAATCCGGTTACTGCCATCAATACCATCGAATGGGATAAGTTTCCTGAGTTTTCACTTCCTTTCAAGATCATTTACAGTGGCCCGCGGTTTGGCGACACACAGTCGCGTCCTTTAAAACATGGTTTCAGCCACATTGCAGCTTTCAGCGGGCCGGAGCCCGGTTCACTTCCCCGCAAGAACCGTGCAGTGCTCTGGTACGGGGTTGCCACATCAAGCGGCCAGCAGCCCTGGGCAGATAATACTTTGAGAAGTCCCTGGGGAAACGACACTGCGGTTTACCGCAGTTACTGGGACAATTTTGCTTCCACTGTAACCGATGTTGATATCGTATGCCTGGATATCGAGCGCATGCAGCGGGAAGACCGTGATATTCTGGCTTTGAAAAACAATCCTTCCATCCCGGCCAGTTACAGAAGTCTTTCGGATGCTGAATTTCTTGCCACCTATAAAAGAGATATGCGCTGGTGGTACACGGAAGCGATTAACCGGCTCAGAGCCAAAGGTGTAACCGCCAGTGTGAGCAGTTACAGTGACGTGCCTGTCCGTAATACGTGGCTGAATATTACCACCAATTCGTGGCAGGATTGGAAAACCAACCCTGCCCGTACGCATTATCTGACCCAGGACAATGCGGGAAAAATCGGAGGAAGCTTCCTCAATGCCCTGGATTTTCAGTCTCCTTCCCCTTATTACTATTACGGCTATAATCACCCGATCGGTAAGGACTACCTCTCCTACCTGCTCTTTAATATCGAGGCCAATGCCGCGTGGAGCGACAAGCCGGTTATCCCCTTTATATGGATGCGTATCCACGACAGCTATGATTCCAATACCCCGCTGATCAGTGATTTTCAGGCAGAAGCCACTGCCATATTTCCATTTTTCTCGGGTGCAAAAGGGTTATGGATGTGGGAAAACCCGTTTTTCCCAGGCGAGCGGCGGGAAAGCTATCGTGCGTATGAGCATTTCATTTACGGACTTTACCGCCTTTCGCAGTTTAAAGATATGTTCGAAGGCGACTACCAGCTGGTCATACCCCAGTCGGCGCGCGATCATATGGAACTGCAAAACCCCGTCTGGCGCGGCGTAGTAAAGGACAACCAGATTTTAATCGCTGCTCAAAACCCTTATGCAGCCGACGACCAGCAGACTACCATTGGCGTATCTCATCTGGGTTGGTCCCGGACGGTGACGGTAACAGGTAAAGAAATTTTTTTATGCAAATTCGATCTGAACGATACTGTCAATTCCAGTCAGCCGATGCTCTCTGATGCGTATGTTTTTCCGCATCTGGCAGCCCGTGAGCTGAATTTGATGTTAACGGGAGTCAATGGGGCTACCGATGTTGATTTCTCCCTGGTCAATACAAGAGGCCAGGTCGTTTTCAAACAAAAACTAAAAGCTCAAGCCGGGGAAACCCGGGAAACCATCTCTTTACCCCGCCTGGCCGCTGGCATGTATTTTGCCCGGTTTGAGACTTCCAAACAAACAATTACCAGAAAAGTAGCTGTAAACCAGTAA